ctataaataccaggtttgagcgtatgataGAAAATTCACTATATTgctttcagcagcacccttagctgctccccccatatatcctcagtcactgacttgagcgtcggagaggctacgccaggacaccctcctggccccctcttaacggtctttttcttgatttcaggctcagggtcatcttaaagcccacgtctgaactagtgacgctcgttgggatcggaccctagatttcccgtgagtatcagtTCCGAAGCCTCAAATGAAATAGATATCACTGCTAATAGGTTATAAAGCTAATCAAAATCTTGAGGCTATTCATCTCAACTGTATGACATTGCATTAGATTTTCGTTTTACTATTCTTTTCCTCtttcctttttttaaaaaaatcaccaTTGATACGGGCTTGTTcacaaataaacataaaaaatacaTAAAGAGGAGCGTCGAGCTTGAACTCCAGTCCTATGTTAAAAGTAAATGTAGCAAATAGGGCAACTGAATCCAAAATACAGCGGTGGATAGAAAGTCTGATCAAGGAATTTTGATCGAAGGTGACCAACCCAACATCACTATTCCCAGCCAAAACACAAACAGTGCACCAAAATACCTCAACACAATCAAACAAGTGTCATGTCCATGATACACACATAAAGGCAGTAATCCGAGTTATGCAACTATCATAATTATTCAAATCACTTGTTTGGTTGAAGAAGCACTTCATGTGGCAAAGAGCCAAAAAGAGGATTTGGTTAATCCACCCCATGAATTAATTTGGAAGATATATCACGATTTAACAATTGTTTATTCAAATATAGGAAGAAAATGGAagcatatttttcttttttagtgATGCCTAGTGAAGATTATTCGATGAAACTAGCACCACTGCACTACAACAAAACAGATGCAGGAGGTCATGCGAGGGCAGAGGAAAATTCCATGCAGTTCTATACGGTGTCAACAACACAAAATTGACTAATATTGAGATACAATGTCATAAatatacataaaaaataaacatatcaTTTCTAAAACTAATCATCGTGAACAATTATGTCAAAGAATTCACAAACCTTATGTTCTGCATCCAAAAATAGAAGAAACTTCCCCACCGTTGAGAAGGTCCTGGTTGATGTTTTGACATATATTGTTTATGAGCCCATTCCTGCAATGCAATTAGACATATTATCACCAGCAAGAAATATAGAGTGAAACCGTAATCAATTGGGTGCTGAAATGCCAGTCAATTGAGACACATGAAGCTGTATACAATAACTCCATTAATATGTATGGAACATTCAGGAATCAGCATTAGTATTCATATTTACATATACAGTTTCTAAATGAACGCCAACAAGTATCAATCATCAAAGAAGGCCTAAAATTCAGATGAGAATTTCTTCCATATATGTGGCGAGATGACCAATAACTCTAAACAGTAGTGACACGGGCACACGTCATTCTAATTACTAGCAACGCACATATGagaatttcaaagcatgtcattaCAATATATGTAGTATATCAAGTGAAACATTTACTAATTTCATGAAATCAGAGCAAGAAGAAAATCACCTGCTGGTCTTTCGGGAGTGGGTATACATCACCAAAGATTGTTACACATGCATTTGACAAGCCACTCCACCCAAGAATCTAGTGAATTTTCATCTTTGTCAAAGCCACATACAAAATACATGGCAATGTTTTTGGTGATGAAAGCTAAAAAAATTGCAAAACGAACCAGCTACCTGTACCACAGGTGTGAACCTTGGATCAGCTAACAAATTCCTTGTATGTATAGCCAATCGTGAAAATGAAAAGATTGGATCTGCAAATATAAGTTAAACAACCACTCCAATctcaaaatgaatttttattattattttaagccTATCAAGTAGAATGTGTCCAGTAAAGAAGAGGTATAAATAATGAGTAGTTTTCAGACTCTAGATCATTCAATGCTTCGCAAAATCATGTCTTTGTTTCCTCAAGGCAACCCTTCATAGCATGTCATACTAAAGAAATGAGGCATTCTCAATGACTCAATAAGGCTATTATTTTTAAGAGTTTGATAGGGAGATATTAATGACCCCTGAAACGAAGAATCAGGAGTGGCTTCTGCACCAAAAAAAAACCCAATTACTAGTACCAAAAGCTGCATCTGGtacattaatttttttctgCTCTCTCAACTGTGTTTTTCTGAATCCTTACATTCAGTTCATGAACCAAATGCATCTCTTCTGTCattcaaataacaagtctaaatGTTTACTTTGTCAATAATTAAAGAGAACATTTTGAGGCCAATTTACACATGTTAAGGAATAATAACTTTCCAGATTCCAAGAAATGTCGCAATAAACAAAAATGGATCAAAATTTTATTGAAACTAAAGATAAACGTGACAcaacaaaaaaacaaacaagGCGTTCCGGAGGTGGACACAAGAACAAAAACTTTATGATGCGTTCCGGAGGTGGACATAAGAAAAAAAACTTTATGATACTTACACCCAATAGGGTCTGCTGCAAAATCTACGAGGGAACCAAATGGATAGCCTTCCCGATGGTGGTGCATCCGAGACATAACAGTAGACAGATGAGCAAACCTAGTCTTCTCTTATTTCAACGAAGCAATATAATAGAGGAACAACTCATTAGAGGCAGTTTTTGTATAAGATTGGACCAGCATAGGTATATCGCTATGACTGCACAAAATATATCAGCAAATTAAAAGTTTTACCTGTTCCATTAAATTTCGGACTGCTCTAAGGCCGGCTGTCAGGGACTCAATCCATGGGGCCCAGCCCAACTCAAACAAGAATCGAGCAGCAAAAATCAAAGATGTGCTATAACAAAGGTTTACTCATGGAAAGTTTAGAAAATAAGGAATGAGATTGATTGGATTTTTATTTACTTTCTTTAATAAGTGCTAGAATCTCGAGCTTAGAAAGGGGAATAATGGACATATTTCTGGGATGTCAATTTAATGTTTATCTTGTATTTAAAGGGTTGCTGATGAAAGAAATAAGACATTCAGCTTTTTATAGCTAATATTGAGATCGCGAGGTTCTCTCAAACGAGCCTCGAACATCCAAAAAAATAGGTAGATAAGGTAGAAAAAGCCACAAACAAATCTCAAAGTTAAACGATCAACATCTTCACCGACCCATAACCCGATCCTTTAACCGTGCTCATAacaagttggtatcagagccagtagTCATGGGCGATTTGCAAGCAATCCAACAGCAACTTACGACCCTTTTCAAGTTGTTCAAATCCGAAAAAGAAGACCAAGCACGCAGACAAGATGAACAAGAACACAACCAGCAAGTTCTACACAAAAGGCTTGAAGAATTGGCTGCTCAAATGTCAAAAACCAGGAAGGACAGTGAGGATAGCAGCGGAGCATCTGATTCACAGACAAGAGATCAGCGGAAATCCAATGAGTTGGGAAACTCGAATCAATTCATTCCCAAATATTCTAGGATGGACTTCCCGACATATGATGGGTCAACCGACCCCATTAGTTGGATAAGCCGATGTGAACATTTTTTCCGCCATCAACGCACACCCGAAGATCAGCGTGTGGGGCTCGCGTCTTTTCATCTTGAAGGAGACGCTCAACTGTGGTTCTTAAAACTTGAGCGAGATCGACCCGATCTTACATGGGAGTTTTTCGCACAGTACTGCCACGTGAGGTTCGGACCACCGATTCGCACCAACAAACTGGGAGAACTATCGAAATTGCGACAAACAGGCACGGTGGGAGAATACCAATGTCAATTTGATCAACTTTCTGCACGAGCTTCCTCCCTTACAAGCGAGCAAGAAGTGGAAATTTTCATTAGCGGCCTACAAGAACACATCGCGATTGAGGTAGACATTCACCACCCAAAAGATTTAACAACTGCCATGGGCCTGGCCCGTTTGTACGAAAGACGCACAGGAAGCCTACGACAAGAACCCAATTATCCAAAAAGACGTAACATCCCAACAAACACACGACCATCGATCACGAGGCAATTGAGCAGATCGGAGATGGAGGAACGACGCTCAAGAGGGTTGTGCTTTAACTGTGATGAACTGTTCGTTCCAGGACATCGTTGCAAACGGTTGTTTGGTCTAGAAGTGGTCGAGAACAGCGACCCAGAAGATGAAGTTGACACGATTAATCCAGATGACCCCGGCATCTCTCTTCACGCCATTACGGGAATCAGTAACGCGCAGACTATGCAATTAATAGGGTACATCCATTCGATACCTCTCCGTGTCCTTATTGATTCCGGCAGCACACACTGTTTCTTAGACTCCAATTTGGACTCACAATTAAACCTTGAAATATCGCAACGAGGAGACATATCTGTGAAGGTCGCAAATGGGAAGAGTCTACCATGTTCGGGGATGTGTTCGGCTGTTCAGATTCAACTGGAAAAGCATATCTTCCATGTTTATTTTTACGTCCTCACACTTGGAGAATTTGGTGCTGTCATGGGAGTAAATTGGCTCCGCTCTTTAGGAAATATCACGTGGGATTTTGAAAAAATGCAGATGCAGTTTGTAAGAGAAGGCATGCTGGTTACGTGGCACGGAAACTCATCCTACATTCCGTCACACCGAAGCCTCTCGGCAACTATACTAAAGGAGGCACCCCTTACACAGTTACAACACCTTCTGGAAACCTACAACTGCCTGTTCGAGGAATCTCAAGGACTTCCACCCTCGAGAGGATCCAGCCATAAAATCCTACTAGAACAAGGTACCAACCCCATTGTTGTTAGACCTTATCGATATCCTCATATGCAGAAAGATGAAATTGAGAAGCAATGCGATGAGATGCTACAAAGAGGGATCATTAGACCCAGTTCATCCCCTTTCTCCTCACCCGTATTGTTAGTCAAAAAAGCAGATGACACTTGGCGCTTTTGTATCGACTATAGTGCCTTGAACGCAAAAACAGTAAAGGACAAGTTCCCCATTCCGGTGATCGACGAATTATTGGAGGAATTACACGGCGTTGAATATTTTTCGAAATTAGACTTGCGATCCGGGTACCATCAAATTTTGATGGACCCCAGTAGCATCCACATGACGGCCTTTCGCACCCACCACGGCCACTTTGAGTTTATGGTGATTCCATTTGGCCTCACTAATACGCCTTCTACTTTTCAATCTTTAATGAATTCAATTTTCGGCGGCATTTTGCGGAAATTTGTTTTGGTTTTCTTTGATGACATACTCGTTTACAGTGCAACCTGGGAAGATGACATTTGCCATCTTCGTACGGTGTTCACAATCTTGCAACAACAACACTTATTCCTTAAGAAATCCAAATGTTACTTTGCTCAAAGACAGGTTGCTTACTTAGGACATGTGGTTTCACGGAAGGGGGTGAGTGTAGATGAAAATAAAATAGCAGCCATTCAACACTGGCCACAACCCATGACTCTAAAGGCACTCCGGGGCTTCCTCGGACTAACAGGGTACTACCGCAAATTTGTGCAAAACTATGGAGTTATTGCTGCCCCCTTAACCAATATGCTGCACAAACAAGCATCCACATTGAAGAAAGTGCTCACTTCTACACCCGTCCTTGCTCTTCCCGATTTTTCCACACCTTTCATCGTGGAGTGTGATGCATCAGAAACAAGAATAGGGCATGTACTTCAACAGCAATGGCGCCCCATTGCATTCTTCAGCAGCGCACTCGCCCTTCGCCATAGGAAACTACCCGCATATGAAAAGGAACTCATTGGACTCATCAAAGCCGTGCGTAACTGGCACTCTTACTTTTGGGGAAACTCTTTCATCGTTCGTACGGATCATTATAGTCTCAAATTTTTGCTCGAACAACGTATCTCGACCTCTCCACAACAGCAAGGGATAAGCAAATTAATGGGTTATGACTTTAAGGTAGAATATCGGGCAGGAAAATCAAATGTCGTGGAAGACGCACTTTCACGCCTAGGCGAGGAGGAGGGCTGTTTGATGGCCATTTCGAAACCACAGTGGGATTTTCTAGCAGCCATCAAAGAAGCACACTCGAACACACCAGAAGTACAACGCATAATTCGAGAGGTTCAAGATGGAGAGGCTTTCGGACCATGGGAAGTTAAAAACGACATTTTATGGTTTAAATCCAAAATCTACCTTTCTCCACAATCACCATTAACTGCTCTTATTATTGCAATGGTACATGAAGGCTGTCATGAAGGCTACCAGCGCACTCTCCACCGCATGGGACGAGAATTTTATTGGCCGGGGATGAAACGTCAAGTCCAAGCAGTAGTGTCCAATTGTCCACATGCCAACACAACAAAACGAAAGCAATGAAGCCAGCTAGACTCCTTCAACCTCTGCCCATCCCTTACCACATTTGGGCCGACATCTCAATGGATTTCATCGAAGGGTTGCCTACCTCACAAGGGAAGACTGTAATTTTCGTGGTTGTCGATTGCTTTTCTAAATATGCTCACTTCATTGGCTTAGCCCATCCTTACACCGCAGTTTCAGTCGCCAAAATCTTTTTCGACAACATCTTCAAGCTACATGGGCTACCCGAAACAATAGTAAGCAATCGAGACGTAACCTTCAC
This is a stretch of genomic DNA from Primulina eburnea isolate SZY01 chromosome 11, ASM2296580v1, whole genome shotgun sequence. It encodes these proteins:
- the LOC140804278 gene encoding uncharacterized protein, yielding MEQTRFAHLSTVMSRMHHHREGYPFGSLVDFAADPIGYPIFSFSRLAIHTRNLLADPRFTPVVQILGWSGLSNACVTIFGDVYPLPKDQQEWAHKQYMSKHQPGPSQRWGSFFYFWMQNISSDIYFI